One Klebsiella electrica genomic window, GCTGGTCCTCGAATTCCGTAACGATACTTCAGCAGGGGATGGCGCACGCATTGAGCAGTTCGATCGTAAAGGCATGGTGAACAACAAATTTAACCATTTCATTATGAGCAAACTGCAAGAAGCTGGCATCCCGACTCAGATGGAAGCGCTGCTCTCCGATACCGAATGTCTGGTGAAAAAGCTGGAGATGGTTCCGGTGGAGTGTGTGGTCCGTAACCGCGCCGCCGGTTCTCTGGTTAAACGTCTGGGTATTGAAGAAGGCATTGAACTCAATCCGCCGCTGTTTGACCTGTTCCTGAAAAATGATGCGATGCACGATCCGATGGTCAACGAGTCTTACTGTGAGACTTTTGGCTGGGTAAGCAAAAAAAACCTGGCGCGCATGCAGGAACTGACTTTCAAAGCCAACGACGTATTGAAAAAACTGTTTGATGACGCTGGCCTGATCCTGGTCGACTTCAAGCTGGAGTTTGGTCTGTTCAAGGGCGAAGTGGTGCTGGGCGATGAGTTCTCGCCAGATGGCAGCCGTCTGTGGGATAAAAATACCCTCGACAAAATGGACAAAGACCGTTTCCGTCAGAGCTTGGGTGGCCTGATTGAAGCCTATGAAGAAGTCGCCCATCGCCTGGGTGTTAAGCTGGACTAACTCTCCCTTCGCCAGAGGACGATCCCGTCTTCTGGCGCTCTTGTTGTTGTTTCCTGTGGTAATTCTCCTCTTAAGCGCCTACGATCTCTCATATTCGAGAACTTGATGGATTGAGGTGCCTATGCGCTGGCAAGGACGTCGCGAAAGCGACAATGTAGAAGATCGACGTAATGATTCCGGCTCGCCTCTGGGCGGCGGTGGCGGTGGTTTCCGTCTTCCCAGCGGCAAGGGCGGGATCGTCCTGCTGATTATCGTGCTGGTTGCGGGCTATTACGGCGTGGATTTGACCGGCATGCTGACGGGAGAACCGATCGGCCAGCAGCAAACGACGACCCAGCGTTCGGTCAGCCCGAAAGACAATGAAGCCGCCAAGTTTACCTCGGTTATTCTGGCGACAACCGAAGATACCTGGGGACCCATTTTTGAAAAGATGGGGCGTCAATATCCGCAGCCGAAGCTGGTGCTTTATCGCGGCGCTACGCGGACCGGCTGTGGAACCGGGCAATCGGTCATGGGACCGTTCTACTGCCCGGCGGACAGCACTGTCTATATTGACCTCTCTTTCTATGACGAAATGAAGAATAAGCTCGGGGCGGATGGCGATTTTGCTCAGGGCTATGTTATCGCCCATGAAGTCGGCCACCACGTGCAAAAGCTGCTGGGGATCGAATCGAAAGTACGCCAGTTGCAACAGAATGCGTCGCCGACGGAAGTGAACCGCCTGTCGGTGAAAATGGAGCTGCAGGCCGACTGTTTTGCCGGGGTCTGGGGCCATAACATGCAGAAACAGGATGTGCTGGAGACCGGCGACCTGCAGGAAGCCCTCAATGCCGCAGAAGCCATCGGCGACGATCGCCTGCAGCAGCGGAGTCAGGGACGCGTGGTTCCGGACAGCTTCACGCATGGCACCTCTGAACAGCGCTACACCTGGTTCAAGCGCGGTTTCGACAGCGGCGATCCGGCGCAGTGCAACACCTTTGGCCGCGCGCTCTGATCGCGTTCGCCCATGGATAAACTGCTTAGCCTGACGGCGCAGATGGCGCAAGAGGGGATTCGTCGCCTGCTGGTGCTCAGCGGCGACGATGCGTGGTGCCTGCAGCAGGCGCTACTGTTGCGTAAACGGCTGGCCGGCGATGGTTTGTGGGTGGGTCCGCAGCTCATGGAAGAACCCTGTATCTCGCCGGAGGCCCTCAAATCTCTGCTTGGGCGTGAATACCACCACGCCTTCTTTGATGCCCGCGGCGGCTTCGACGCGGCGGCCTTTGCTGCGCTGAGCGGGACGTTGAAAGCGGGAAGCTGGCTTATCCTGCTGACGCCGCCTTTCACCTGTTGGCCGACGCGGCCAGATGCGGATTCTCTGCGCTGGAGCGACGCGCCTGAGCCCATTCCGACGCCCCATTTTGTCCACCGTTTTTGTCAGCGGGTCTGCGCGAACCGTGAGGCGATCGTCTGGCGTCAGAATGAACCGCTGACGCTACCGGACGACGTGCCGCGACCGCACTGGCATCCGGCTGACGGCCATCCTCAGGCCGGACAGGCCGCTATTCTGGCCAGTCTGAGCACGCTCCCTGCAGGCATTGCCGTGGTCACCGCCGAGCGCGGACGGGGAAAATCCGCGCTGGCGGGAATGTTGATTCGTCAGCTGGCGGGCGATGCCATCGTCACTGCCCCGGCGCGCGGCGCAACCGAGGTGATGGCGACGTTCGCTGGAGACGCTTTTCGCTTTATGGCGCCGGATGCATTGCTGGCCAGCAATGCTCAGGCATCATGGCTGGTCGTCGATGAAGCGGCAGCCATTCCCGCGCCGCTGCTTCGCCAGCTGGTCGCCCGTTTTCCTCGCACCTTACTGACCACGACCGTACAGGGCTATGAAGGCACCGGGCGCGGCTTTTTGCTCAAATTTTGCGCCAGCTTTCCCCACTTGCGCCAGTTTAATCTGGTCACGCCCGTTCGCTGGGCTCCGGGGTGCCCGCTGGAAGCGCTGGTCAGCGAATTGCTGCTGTTTGGCGACGAAGCTTTTGCCCATACTCCATCGGGAGAGGTCGCGTTTGCGGCGGTGGAGCAGGACAGCTGGCGGCAACATGCCGGGCTCGCCGAGGCTATGTATCAACTGCTCTCCGGCGCGCATTACCGCACATCGCCGCTGGATTTGCGGCGGATGATGGATGCGCCGGGTCAGCATTTTACCTGCGCCCGCACGGAAAACGGCGTGGCCGGGGCGCTATGGCGGGTGGACGAGGGGGGGCTTGATCCCGCCCTGAGCCGGGCGGTATGGGCCGGCTTTCGCCGCCCGCGCGGCAATCTGGTGGCGCAGTCGCTGGCCGCCCACGGCGGAAGCCCGCTGGCGCCCACGCTACTGGCGCAGCGAGTCACCCGTATCGCCGTGCACCCGGCCCGCCAGCGCGAGGGGCTTGGTCAGGCTCTGGTCGCCCGGGCGGTCGCGCAAAGCGACGGCCTCGATTATCTTTCGGTCAGCTTTGGCTATACGCCGGAGTTAGGGCGCTTCTGGCAGCGCTGCGGTTTTACGCTGGTACGTTTAGGGACCCATCGCGAGGCAAGCAGCGGGTGCTACACGGCGATGGCGCTTTATCCGTTAAGCTCTGCGGGGCACGAACTGGTGCTGCGGGAGTCGCAGCGCCTGGCGCGCGATGAGTTCTGGCTGCGGGAGTGGCGGGAAGCGTTATTTCCGCGGCCGGAGGCGCCAGCAGCTATGCTTACGGAAGACGACTGGCTGGATGTGGCGGGCTTCGCGTTTGCCCATCGCCCGCTGCCGGCGGTGGTTGGCAGCCTGAATCGGCTACTGTTACACACCGGGCTGCCGCTTCCGGCACTTCGCGCCCGTCTGCAGCGCCAGGATGAAGCGGAGATTTGTACCGGGCTGGGTCTGTCCGGACGCAAAGCGCTGTTGGTCAGGCTGCGCGAAGAAGCGGGACTGGCGCTGCTGGACCTGGATGCATCGCGGGCGCAGAGGCTGCGCCAGCAGGTCGGGCAACTGCAATTTTTTTAACTAACTCATTCAGTTAAATGTCATGGTCATATTCCGCGCGCGGCGTAAACTGCCCACGTAAACTAAGGAGACAGCCATGAAACACGACCATTTTATTGTGCAAAGCCCTGCGACACCTGCCCAACAGCTGCTGTTGCTGTTTCATGGCGTCGGCGATAACCCGGTTGCAATGGGGCAAATCGGCAGTCTGTTTGCGCCGCAGTTCCCGGATGCGCTGATCGTCAGCATCGGTGGCGCCGAGCCTTGCGGCCCGCCGCCGGGCCGCCAGTGGTTCTCGGTTCAGGGGGTGACGGAAGAAAATCGTCAGTCGCGGATTGATGCCATTATGCCGACTTTTATTGAGACCGTTCGCTACTGGCAAAAACAGAGCGGCGTCGGCCCGCGGGCGACGGCGCTGATTGGTTTCTCGCAGGGGGCGATTATGTCTCTGGAGAGCATCAAAGCCGAGCCGGGACTGGCATCGCGGGTTATCGCCTTTAATGGACGGTATGCGACGCTTCCGCAGTCGGCGACCACCGCCACGACCATCCATCTGATCCACGGCGGCGAAGATCGCGTTATCGATCTAGCGTGGGCGGTTTCGGCCCAGGAGGCGCTCCAGCAGGCTGGCGGCGATGTGACGCTGGATATCGTCGAGGATCTGGGGCATGCGATTGACGATAGCAGCATACAGTTTGCCCTTGAACGTCTGCGCTATACCGTGCCGAAGCACTATTTTGACGAGGCGTTAAGCGGCAGTACGCCGAAAGACGACGATATTATCGAATTGCTCTAATCGAATATTATCTCGTGAACCTACTCCCCGGATAAGGCGTATCACGCCGCTATCCGGGGGACTCCCGGAGGTGTGGGATTGACTGGGGTCTTACTTCTTCGGCTGGTCGTGCTTCGGCCAGTCGTCGTCATCGTCCCACTTATCGTTACAATCGCGATGGGGCGGCAGCTCCGGCTTATTGGCGAGAAACTTTTTGTGGTCAACGCGATTAAGATCCTTAATCACGTTAATCATGACGCCCACCAAAAATACCAGCACCAGAATCCACCAGTGGTTGATTAGCCATTCCATGTGCGCTTCCTCTTTTCAGGTCGAGGTCGTCAGGCGACCAGTTGTTCCATGATGCGTTGATACATCCGCGCCAGCAGCTGCAGATCGGCGGCGTTAACACATTCATTGATTTTGTGAATTGTCGCATTCACCGGACCCAGCTCGACCACCTGCGCACCCATGCGGGCGATAAAGCGGCCGTCAGAGGTGCCGCCGTTGGTCAGCAGCTGGGGTTTGATCTCATTATAGTGCTCAATGGCATTCACCACCGCTTCGACCAGTTTGCCACGGCTGGTGAGAAACGGCTGGCCAGACAACCACCAGTCCAGGGTATAGCGCAGCTGATATTTATCCAGCAGCTCGACGACGCGGGCTTTGATCATTTCGTCGGTCAGTTCGGTGCTAAAGCGGAAGTTGAACTGAACATACATGTCGCCGGGGATCACGTTATTGCTCCCGGTACCCGCCTGTACGTTGGCTATCTGCATGCTGGTGGGAGGGAAAAATTCATTGCCTTTATCCCACTCGATCCCCACCAGCTCCGTCAGCATAGGGGCCGCGCGGTGCACCGGGTTATCGGCGAGATGCGGGTAAGCGACATGGCCCTGCACGCCGTGAATGGTCAGGTTGCAGGTGAGTGAGCCACGACGACCGTTTTTGACCACGTCGCCGACGACTTCGGTGCTTGACGGCTCGCCGACCAGACAGTAGTCCAGACGTTCGTTACGGGCCATTAGCGCTTCGACGACTTTCACCGTGCCGTTGTGCGCGCTGGCCTCTTCATCAGAGGTGATCAAAAAGGCCAGACGACCTTTATGGTTCGGATACTGGGCGACAAAGCGCTCGGCGGCAACCACCATGGCTGCCAGCGAGCCTTTCATATCTGCCGCGCCGCGGCCGAACAGCATGCCGTCGCGAATAGTAGGTTCGAAGGGCGGGTTAATCCAACGGTCGGCATCGCCGGCCGGAACAACATCGGTATGGCCGGCAAAGGCCAGCGTTTCACCGCGTCCGCGCCAGGCCCAGAAGTTTTGGGTATCGCCGAAATCCATCGGTTCGACGGTAAAACCAATCGCACGCAGGCGTTCAATCATTAACGCCTGACATCCCGCATCATCGGGGCTGAGGGAAGGGCGGCGAATAAGCTGCTGAGCCAGCTCAATGACCGGGCAAGACATAGACTATACCTCGTTAACAAGCTTCTTATAAGTGAGTTCACTGAAACCCAGCAGCATAGGCTGCCCGGGCGCACAGAGCAATGGGCGTTTGATAATTGCCGGCATTTCCAGCATCAACCCGGCGGCAGCATCGGCGTTATTGATACCGGCACGCACGGTTTCATCCAGTTTGCGCCAGGTTGTGCCGCGGGTGTTGAGCAGGGCTTCCCAGCCCAGTTCGGCGATAAAGGTGTTTAACAACTCGCGATCCAGGCCATCGGCACGATAATCATGGAATTGATAGGCAATCTGATTCGCCTCCAGCCAGCGGCGGGCCTTTTTAATGGTGTCGCAGTTTTTGATTCCGTACATCGTCAGCATAATGAAACCTTTTCTTTTTCGTTGATTTAAGCGCTTAACTCAGAAATTTCCGAATACACAGGGCGGTATAAAATAATACGTCAATCGCGTGAATAAATATCCCTTTTTACCCTCGATATAGGCATTGCGCGAATATTAACCAGACGGCTAACGATAACCGGTAAATCACCTGCTGGCGGGGGGTAAAGGAACAGGATATCGGTAGTAGAATTTTTCTGAAAACAGGCTTGATATTGCGAAATGTTGCTATGCATCACATTAAATTAACATTCTCAGGCTCATAGTAGCAGCAAATCCGAGAGATGGTAGCGTAGACGAGGTTATCAGCAATCGCAGCGATAACCTTAACGTGCTTCCTTTCCCAAACCGATTTGCATAAAATTACCCATAATAATAAGAGAGGCTATTATGATTGAACATGAACTAGGGAACTGGAAAGATTTTATTGAAGGTATGCTGCGTAGATAAAATCCTCAATGTGAGCAGAGCAACAGAACGGCTAAAATAATAGCCCGACTGCTGTAAGCAGATAAAAAAGGCGACTATTACGGTCGCCTTTTTGTTATTTCGCGGGCAAGCAACGGGGCGCTCAGGGCCCGGCCGGGTTATTGCGGGCGCTCTTTTTGCGGAAAGCGTCGACGTACTAGTACGAAGAATAGCGGAACGAAGAAAATAGCCAGAATGGTGGCGGAAATCATCCCGCCCATCACCCCGGTGCCGACGGCATGCTGACTACCAGAACCGGCGCCGGTGCTGGTCGCCATCGGCAGGACCCCAAAAATAAAGGCCAGCGACGTCATCAGGATCGGACGCAGACGCTGGCGACAGGCCGACAGCGTGGCGGCGAGTAAATCTTCCCCTTTCTCGTTGAGCTCATTCGCAAACTCAACGATCAAAATGGCGTTTTTCGCCGACAGGCCGATGACCGTCAGCAGACCAACCTGGAAGTACACGTCGTTTTCAAGGCCGCGCATCCAGGTAGCCAGCAGGGCGCCGATAACGCCCAGCGGCACCACCAGCATGACCGAGAAGGGGATAGACCAGCTCTCGTACAGCGCTGCCAGACACAAGAACACCACCAGCAGCGAAATGGCGTACAGCGCCGGGGCCTGCGCGCCGGACAGCCGTTCCTGGTAGGACATGGCCGTCCAGTCGAGCCCAAAGCCGTTGGGCAACTGTCTGGTCAGATCTTCCATGATAGCCATCGCGGTACCGGTACTGATGCCCGGAGCCGCTTCACCGATGATTTCCACCGCCGAGTAGCCGTTATAGCGTTCCAGGCGCGGGGAACCGGTTTGCCAGCGCGAGGTGGCAAATGCCGAGAAGGGCACCATCGTGCCGCTGCTATTGCGCACGTACCACTGATTAATATCGTCAGGCAGCATGCGGTAAGGGGCGGCGGACTGCACGTAGACTTTCTTTACCCGACCGCGGTCCATAAAATCGTTTACGTAGCTTGAGCCCCAGGCGGTCTGCAAGGTGTTGTTGATATCATCAATGGCAACGCCCAGCGCCTGGGCTTTTCGCTGATCGATATCGATCTGCAGTTGCGGGCTGTCGTCAAGGCCATTATGGCGTACCCGGGTCAGCCGCTCATCTTTCGCCGCCAGATCGAGCAGCGTGTCGCGGGCTGCCATGAGTGCCGCGTGCCCGTTGCCGGCGTGGTCTTCAAGCTCCATATCAAAACCGGCGGAACTGCCCAGCCCGCTGATTGCCGGTGGGTTAGTGGCGAAGACGCGCGCCTCGTTAATGTTGTTAAAGGCTTTTGTCGCGCGTTCAATGATCGCAAATGAGGTGCCGGTTTTCGCATCGCGTTCATCCCAGTCTTTCAGGCGGATAAACATGCGCGCGACGTTCTGACCGTTGCCTCCCGGACCAGAACCTACGGTAGCGAAAATCGAAGCAACGTTGGCCTGTTCGTGGCTAAAGAAATAGTCCTCAACTTTTTGCACGACTTTTAAGGTCTGCTGTTGCGTTGCGCCGCTCGGCAATTGCACGGAGGTCAGAAACATGCCGCGGTCTTCCTGAGGCAGAAACGAAGTCGGGAGGCGTAAGAACATAAAGACCATTCCGCCCAACAGCAGCGCGTAGATCGCTATCCAGCGCAGCGAACGGTGAAGAATTTTGCCCACCGCGGTTTCGTAGCGGCTGGCGTTACGGTTGAACATACGGTTAAACCAGCCAAAGAAGCCTTTTTTCCCGTGCTCCTCGCCCTTCTTCATCGGTTTTAGCAAGGTGGCGCACAGTGCCGGGGTGAGGATCATGGCCACGAGTACCGACAGCACCATCGCCGAGACGATGGTAATAGAAAACTGGCGATAAATGGCGCCGGTTGTGCCGCCGAAGAAGGCCATCGGGATAAAGACCGCCGACAGCACCATGGCGATCCCGACCAGCGCCCCCTGAATCTGGCCCATGGATTTTCGTGTCGCTTCACGCGGCGAAAGACCCTCTTCGCTCATGATGCGCTCAACGTTCTCGACCACCACGATAGCGTCATCCACCAGCAGGCCTATCGCCAGCACCATCGCGAACATCGTCAGGGTGTTGATACTGTAGCCGCAGGCAAACAGGATGGCGAAGGTCCCCATCAGAACCACCGGTACGGCAATAGTTGGGATGAGCGTTGCGCGGATATTTTGCAGGAACAGGTACATCACCAGGAAAACCAGCGCGATAGCTTCCAGCAACGTTTTCACCACGTCATGGATAGAGGCCTTGACGAAGGAGGTGGTTTCGTAGGCAATTTTATATTCAAGGCCGTGCGGAAAATACTGCGACAGCTCATTCAGACGATTGAGCACCAGCTCCGCGGTCTGCATTTCGTTTGCCCCGGAGGCCAGTTGCACGCCCAGGCCGGAGGCCGGGTTGCGGTTGTAGCGGCTGAGGTAATCGTAGCTTTCCGCGCCCAGCTCGACTTTCGCCACATCGCCGAGCGTCACCAGCGAACCGTCCGGATTAACCCGCAGCGTAATATCGCGGAACTGCTGCGGCGTTTGCAGCAGCGACTGGGCGTTAATGGTGGCATTGAGCGACTGATTATTAACCGACGGCGTCCCGCCAAGCTGGCCGACCGCAATCTGTGCGTTCTGCGATTTGATGGCGTCGGTGACATCTTTTGCCGTCATCTGTACGCTGGTGAGTTTGGCTGGATCCAGCCAGATGCGCATTGAGTATTGCGAGCCGTAGGCCGTAATGTCGCCAACTCCGTTAACGCGGCTGAGCGGCTCCTGAACATTACTGGCCACATAGTCGGCGATATCCTGCTTATCCATGCTGCCGTCAGTCGAGACGAACGCGATAGTCAGAATGTTGGTATCACCGGTTTTACGTACCGTCACCCCCTGATTTTGCACATCCTGGGGCAGTTTTTTCATTGCCGATTGCAGCTGGTTTTGTACCTGCTGCATGGCTTCGTTGGGGTCCGTTCCGGCGGTAAAGGTCAGCGTAATCGACGCCTGACCCGAAGAGCTGCTCTGGGAAGACATATACATCAGGTTATCGAGGCCGGTCATGTTTTGTTCGATAACCTGGGTGACGGTGTTTTCCAGCGTTTGCGCGGAGGCCCCCGGATAATTGGCGGTAATACGCACGTTAGGTGGCGCAAGATCGGGATACTGCTCAACGGGAAGTGACAAGATTGCGAGCGTGCCGGTCAGACAGAGCAGGATCGCCAGAACCCACGCGAAAATGGGGCGATCGATAAAAAAATTCGCCATCAGAATTGAGACCTCATTGTGTACATTTTTATTACCGCACAGTCTGTGACACTCTATAGGCAACTCCACCGACAAACGTGGAGAAATTAAGGAGATAGTGTAATTTATCGTGTGGCTTTAGCGACACTGTAAATAACTTTCCGACTCTCTGCGCAAAACCCCAACATACCCCGAGTCTGCTTGTCATGGTCAGACTTTTTTCTGCTTGCTTCGTTAAATAAAACGCAATTTCATTTAAGTCAAAGAATTTGATCCAAAACGGGTTATCGCGAGAAAAATAATATTCCGGGCAAATGAACATTGTTCCTGCCCCATTTTGTCGGGTAATAAATAGTCATGCGAATCGAGGGGTTATTAACCGAAGACCGAAGGATACCATGAACCACTTTATTATCAGCGATAGTCGCAAATGCATCGGCTGCAAAGCCTGCGAAGTGGCCTGCGTGATGGCGCACAACGGCGAACAGCACGTCCTGACCCCGCAGCGCTTCTTACCGCGCATAACCGTGATGAAGCACGAGCAAAAACGTAACGCAATAACATGTCGCCATTGTGAAAGCGCCCCCTGCGCCCGTAGTTGCCCGAATGATGCCATTCACCAGATAAATGACAGCGTGCAGGTTGACGAGGAAAAGTGCATCGGCTGTAAATCCTGCATGGTGGCCTGTCCGTTTGGTGTCATGACGATCGTGCTGTTACCGGCGGAGTCGGGGAAAGTGAAAGCCAGCGCGCATAAATGCGATCTGTGCAGCGGCCGTGAAGGCGGGCCATCCTGCGTGCAACACTGTCCGGCGCAGGCGCTGCAGCTGGCGACGGAAGCGACCCTTTCCGCGATGGCCAGACAGCGGCGCCTGAGTACGGCGCGGCTGGATGCGCAGCCGTGGCATGCGCATCCAGTCGATATGCCATTAGCGGAAGCTGTCACCAAAGTCAGCCAGATGGCGGCAACGCCATCGCGCAACGAGGCGGATAAACGGGCCGCAGCGGTCCGTAAGAGGGATTTTGCCGAGATAGTTCAGCCCTTTAACGCCGGACAGGCGCAGCAGGCTTCGGCGCGCTGCCTGCAGTGCGGTGAACACAGTATCTGCGAATGGACCTGTCCGCTGCATAACCATATTCCCCAGTGGATTGAACGGGTACAAGCGGGGGATATCGACGCCGCCGTGGCGCTGTCCCATCAGACCAACTGCCTGCCGGAGATAACCGGCCGCGTTTGCCCGCAGGATCGCCTGTGTGAAGGGGCCTGTACGCTGCGTGATGAACATGGCGCGGTGACCATCGGCAACATCGAGCGCTATATCTCCGACCAGGCGCTGGCGCAAGGCTGGCGGCCGGATCTCTCCCGGGTTGTCGACAGCGGAAAAAAAGTCGCCATTATCGGCGCCGGGCCTGCGGGGCTGGCCTGCGCTGACCGGTTGATCCGAAACGGCGTGCAGCCGGTGGTCTTTGACCGTCATCCGGAAATTGGCGGGTTGCTGACTTTCGGCATTCCGGCCTTCAAGCTGGAAAAGTCGCTGCTGGCCCGGCGCCGGGAGATTTTTACTGAAATGGGTATCCGCTTTGAACTGGAGTGTGAAGTGGGCAAGGACGTGGCGTTAACCACCTTGCTGGCCGGGTACGACGCGGTATTTATCGGCGCCGGAACCTATCGTTCGATGAAAGCGGGGCTGCCGAATGAAGAGGCCCCGGGCGTTTATGACGCGCTGCCGTTCCTGATTGCCAATACTAAGCAGGTTATGGGGCTGAGCGAGAAACCGGAAGAGCCATACATCAATACCCGCGGACTGAATGTCGTGGTGCTGGGGGGCGGCGATACGGCGATGGATTGCGTGCGCACCGCGCTACGTCACGGGGCGAAAAAGGTGACCTGCGCCTATCGTCGCGATGAGGCCAATATGCCGGGGTCGAAAAAAGAGGTGAAAAACGCGCGTGAAGAGGGGGCGGAGTTCGAATTTAACGTTCAGCCGGTGACGCTGGAGCGGGATAGCGACGGCCGGGTTAACGGCGTACGGTTTCTGCGCACCCAACTGGGCGAACCGGATGCGCAGGGGCGTCGCAGCCCATCGCCGCTGCCGGGCAGCGAGTTCGTGATGCCGGCCGATGCGGTGATCATGGCTTTTGGATTCCATCCCCACGGGATGCCGTGGCTGGAGTCCGTCGGCGTACAGCTCGATAGCCGGGGGCGGATTAAGGCCAGCGTCGAGAGCCGCTACCGCTATCAGACCACGCACGACAAAATTTTTGCCGGCGGAGATGCCGTGCGCGGCGCCGATCTGGTGGTGACGGCGATGGCCGAAGGTCGTCATGCGGCGCAGGGGATTATGGATTATCTCGGCGTAAAATCGGCGCTGCTTCACTAACGACAAACCCGGCTGCGCAGCGTAGTATGACAGCGTCATTCCACGCTGCGGGGCCGTATGTCACTCAACATCAACGTTATCAAAGATAAACTCCTCTCTGAAAACTACTTTATTCTGCGCAATATGACCTACGAGCTGACGCGTAGCGACGGCAGCGTGGTCCGTCATAAGCGCGAGGTGTACGATCGCGGCAACGGCGCTACGGTGCTGTTGTATAACCGCCGTAAGCAAACCGTCGTGTTGGTCCGTCAGTTTCGTGTCGCCACCTGGGTCAACGGTAACGAGGACGGAATGCTGATTGAAACCTGCGCCGGGTTGTTGGATAACGACGAGCCCGAAGCCTGTATCCGCAAAGAGGCCATCGAAGAGACCGGATACGAAGTGGGCGATGCGCATAAGCTGTTCGAGCTGTATATGTCTCCCGGCGGGGTGACCGAAATTGTTCACTTCTTTATCGCCGAGTACAGCGATGCGCAGCGTAAAACGCGCGGCGGCGGCGTTGAAGATGAAGATATCGATGTGCTGGAGCTGCCTTTCAACCAGGCGTTGCAGATGGTTGCCAACGGCGAGATACGCGATGGAAAGGCGGTGATCCTGCTGCAATACCTGCAAACATCGGGACTGATGGCGGGGTTATCTGATAAATCTGATTGAGTAACGTGCTGCCGCTGGTGAAGATGACCGCTGTTCTGAGCGTTCTTCTCTGGGGTTGTGCCGCGCATGCTTTATCGGGTTCTTTTTTTTCTGTTTTGCGGTTTGCTACCGACGTCGCGAGCGTGGGCGGCGCCGGTGCAACAGCTATTCGGTGACTGGCTGGTCACCTGCAATAATCAGAATTTCTGCGTCGCCCGCAACGTTGGTCTGCATCATGGGCTGGTGATGACCCTCAGCCGCAGCGCCGGCGCCGTTACCGATGCCAGCCTGCGCATTGAGCTGGGCGGTATCGGTAATCCGGTTGCCGCTCTGGCGCCGATTGCGCCTCGTCTTCTGCTTGACGGTAAACCGCTGGCGTTGACCGATAAACACTGGCAGGTTGCGGATAAGCTGATCAACACCGGGGATAGCGTGACGATCGATGCTTTTCTCCAGCAGGTGCAGGAAGGGCGGGCGATAACCCTGGTTAACGGTCTGCAAAGTGTTTCTCTGCAAGGGCTGAAGGCCGCGTTGCTGTTTATCGATAGCCATCAAAAGCGTGTCGGCAGCGAAACCGCCTGGGTGGGGAAGGGCGAAGGGCCGCCGCTTAGCGTGCCGCCGGCACCTGCGCTGCGGGCGGTTGGCAAGGTCGACTTTTCGCCATCGCCGCTCAGTCGGGAGGAGCTTAATGACCTGATGGATTACGGCAACGAGCGGATGAACAACAGCGCCTGTTCGCTGGACCCTCTCCGCCGCGAGATTCGCCTTACCGCGTTGACGGATGAGAAGGTATTACTGATGGTCAGCTGCGAAGCCGGGGCGTACAACACCATCTGGCTGGCCTGGCTGGTGTCGCGCCAGCAGCCGTATGTGGCCCGTCCGGTCCGTCTGACGCTGCCCTTCCAGCCGCCGGGCAATGCGGAGCGTGATATTGAACTGATTAATGCCAGTAT contains:
- the ypfM gene encoding protein YpfM; translation: MIEHELGNWKDFIEGMLRR
- the aegA gene encoding formate-dependent uric acid utilization protein AegA, whose product is MNHFIISDSRKCIGCKACEVACVMAHNGEQHVLTPQRFLPRITVMKHEQKRNAITCRHCESAPCARSCPNDAIHQINDSVQVDEEKCIGCKSCMVACPFGVMTIVLLPAESGKVKASAHKCDLCSGREGGPSCVQHCPAQALQLATEATLSAMARQRRLSTARLDAQPWHAHPVDMPLAEAVTKVSQMAATPSRNEADKRAAAVRKRDFAEIVQPFNAGQAQQASARCLQCGEHSICEWTCPLHNHIPQWIERVQAGDIDAAVALSHQTNCLPEITGRVCPQDRLCEGACTLRDEHGAVTIGNIERYISDQALAQGWRPDLSRVVDSGKKVAIIGAGPAGLACADRLIRNGVQPVVFDRHPEIGGLLTFGIPAFKLEKSLLARRREIFTEMGIRFELECEVGKDVALTTLLAGYDAVFIGAGTYRSMKAGLPNEEAPGVYDALPFLIANTKQVMGLSEKPEEPYINTRGLNVVVLGGGDTAMDCVRTALRHGAKKVTCAYRRDEANMPGSKKEVKNAREEGAEFEFNVQPVTLERDSDGRVNGVRFLRTQLGEPDAQGRRSPSPLPGSEFVMPADAVIMAFGFHPHGMPWLESVGVQLDSRGRIKASVESRYRYQTTHDKIFAGGDAVRGADLVVTAMAEGRHAAQGIMDYLGVKSALLH
- a CDS encoding ArsC family reductase, which translates into the protein MLTMYGIKNCDTIKKARRWLEANQIAYQFHDYRADGLDRELLNTFIAELGWEALLNTRGTTWRKLDETVRAGINNADAAAGLMLEMPAIIKRPLLCAPGQPMLLGFSELTYKKLVNEV
- the acrD gene encoding multidrug efflux RND transporter permease AcrD; translated protein: MANFFIDRPIFAWVLAILLCLTGTLAILSLPVEQYPDLAPPNVRITANYPGASAQTLENTVTQVIEQNMTGLDNLMYMSSQSSSSGQASITLTFTAGTDPNEAMQQVQNQLQSAMKKLPQDVQNQGVTVRKTGDTNILTIAFVSTDGSMDKQDIADYVASNVQEPLSRVNGVGDITAYGSQYSMRIWLDPAKLTSVQMTAKDVTDAIKSQNAQIAVGQLGGTPSVNNQSLNATINAQSLLQTPQQFRDITLRVNPDGSLVTLGDVAKVELGAESYDYLSRYNRNPASGLGVQLASGANEMQTAELVLNRLNELSQYFPHGLEYKIAYETTSFVKASIHDVVKTLLEAIALVFLVMYLFLQNIRATLIPTIAVPVVLMGTFAILFACGYSINTLTMFAMVLAIGLLVDDAIVVVENVERIMSEEGLSPREATRKSMGQIQGALVGIAMVLSAVFIPMAFFGGTTGAIYRQFSITIVSAMVLSVLVAMILTPALCATLLKPMKKGEEHGKKGFFGWFNRMFNRNASRYETAVGKILHRSLRWIAIYALLLGGMVFMFLRLPTSFLPQEDRGMFLTSVQLPSGATQQQTLKVVQKVEDYFFSHEQANVASIFATVGSGPGGNGQNVARMFIRLKDWDERDAKTGTSFAIIERATKAFNNINEARVFATNPPAISGLGSSAGFDMELEDHAGNGHAALMAARDTLLDLAAKDERLTRVRHNGLDDSPQLQIDIDQRKAQALGVAIDDINNTLQTAWGSSYVNDFMDRGRVKKVYVQSAAPYRMLPDDINQWYVRNSSGTMVPFSAFATSRWQTGSPRLERYNGYSAVEIIGEAAPGISTGTAMAIMEDLTRQLPNGFGLDWTAMSYQERLSGAQAPALYAISLLVVFLCLAALYESWSIPFSVMLVVPLGVIGALLATWMRGLENDVYFQVGLLTVIGLSAKNAILIVEFANELNEKGEDLLAATLSACRQRLRPILMTSLAFIFGVLPMATSTGAGSGSQHAVGTGVMGGMISATILAIFFVPLFFVLVRRRFPQKERPQ